In Pleuronectes platessa chromosome 5, fPlePla1.1, whole genome shotgun sequence, a single genomic region encodes these proteins:
- the LOC128440607 gene encoding lysophosphatidic acid receptor 6 encodes MYNTTTLLPGSSTSSWAGNHSANCSRNDEFKYPLYSAVFSIVFVVGLITNAVAIYIFTCSLKLRNETTTYMMNLVVSDLLFVFTLPLRVFYFINRNWPFGSTLCKVSVSLFYTNMYGSMLFLTCISVDRFLAIVHPFRSRTLRTKRNAKIVCVAVWVLVLSGSLPTGFLLQSTSMVDNKTACFENFSSKQWKTHLSKMVIFIELVGFLIPLLLNFCCSIMVLQTLRQPETISRGGKLNKTKILRMIIVHLFIFCFCFIPYNVNLVFYSLVRTKTLAGCSAESVVRTIYPVALCIAVSNCCFDPIVYYFTSETIQNSIKRKSVVGRSYDAKFSEALQSETSSNLQHSLRNLKAKVFHNESSV; translated from the coding sequence ATGTACAACACTACGACACTCCTCCCTGGCAGCTCCACCTCGTCCTGGGCTGGGAATCACTCGGCCAACTGCAGCAGGAACGATGAGTTCAAATACCCTCTGTACAGCGCGGTGTTCAGCATCGTGTTCGTGGTGGGACTCATCACCAACGCCGTGGCCATCTACATCTTCACCTGCTCCCTGAAGCTGAGGAACGAGACCACCACCTACATGATGAACCTGGTGGTGTCGGACCTGCTGTTCGTCTTCACGCTGCCGCTGAGGGTCTTCTACTTCATCAACAGGAACTGGCCCTTTGGGAGCACGCTGTGCAAGGTGTCCGTCTCGCTGTTCTACACCAACATGTACGGCAGCATGCTCTTCCTCACCTGCATCAGCGTGGACCGCTTCCTGGCCATCGTGCACCCCTTTCGCTCAAGGACGCTCAGGACTAAACGCAACGCAAAGATAGTGTGCGTCGCCGTGTGGGTGCTGGTGCTGTCGGGGAGCCTCCCCACGGGGTTCCTGCTGCAGTCGACCTCCATGGTGGACAACAAGACCGCCTGCTTCGAGAACTTCTCGTCCAAGCAGTGGAAAACTCATCTGTCCAAGATGGTGATATTCATAGAGTTGGTGGGCTTCCTCATCCCGCTGCTGCTCAACTTCTGCTGCTCCATCATGGTGCTGCAGACGCTGCGTCAGCCCGAGACCATCAGCCGCGGGGGGAAGCTGAACAAAACAAAGATCCTGCGCATGATCATCGTTCACCTCTTCATCTTTTGCTTCTGCTTCATCCCCTACAATGTCAACTTGGTCTTCTACTCTCTGGTCCGGACCAAAACTTTAGCGGGCTGCTCGGCGGAGTCCGTGGTTCGGACCATCTACCCGGTGGCCCTCTGCATCGCTGTGTCCAACTGCTGCTTCGACCCCATTGTTTACTACTTCACCTCAGAGACCATCCAGAACTCCATCAAGAGGAAGTCGGTGGTCGGGCGCTCGTATGACGCCAAGTTCTCCGAGGCGCTGCAGTCAGAAACCAGCTCCAACCTGCAGCACAGCCTGAGGAATCTAAAAGCTAAAGTCTTTCACAATGAGTCTTCTGTGTGA